One Symphalangus syndactylus isolate Jambi chromosome 10, NHGRI_mSymSyn1-v2.1_pri, whole genome shotgun sequence genomic region harbors:
- the TMEM106C gene encoding transmembrane protein 106C isoform X3, translating into MGSQHSAAARPSSCRRKQEDDRDGLLAEREQEEAIAQFPYVEFTGRDSITCLTCQGTGYIPTEQVNELVALIPHSDQRLRPQRTKQYVLLSILLCLLASGLVVFFLFPHSVLVDDDGIKVVKVTFNKQDSLVILTIMATLKIRNSNFYPVAVTSLSSQIQYMNTVVNFTGKAEMGGPFSYVYFFCTVPDILVHNIVIFMRTSVKISYIGLMTQSSLETHHYVDCGGNSTAI; encoded by the exons ATGGGGTCTCAGCATTCCGCTGCTGCTCGCCCCTCCTCCTGCAGGCGAAAGCAAGAAGATGACAGGGATGGTTTGCTGGCTGAACGAGAGCAGGAAGAAGCCATTGCTCAGTTCCCATATGTGGAATTCACCGGGAGAGATAGCATCACCTGTCTCACGTGCCAGGGGACAGGCTACATTCCAACAG AGCAAGTAAATGAGTTGGTGGCTTTGATCCCACACAGTGATCAGAGATTGCGCCCTCAGCGAAC TAAGCAATATGTCCTCCTGTCCATCCTGCTTTGTCTCCTGGCATCTGGTTTGGtggttttcttcctgtttccgCATTCAGTCCTTGTGGATGATGATGGCATCAAAGTGGTGAAAGTCACATTTAATAAGCAAGACTCCCTTGTAATTCTCACCATCATG GCCACCCTGAAAATCAGGAACTCCAACTTCTACCCGGTGGCAGTGACCAGCCTGTCCAGCCAAATTCAGTACATGAACACAGTG GTGAATTTTACCgggaaggccgagatgggaggaccGTTTTCCTATGTGTA CTTCTTCTGCACGGTACCTGATATCCTGGTGCACAACATAGTGATCTTCATGCG AACTTCAGTGAAGATTTCATACATTGGCCTCATGACCCAGAGCTCCTTGGAGACACATCACTATGTGGATTGTGGAGGAAATTCCACAGCTATTTAA
- the TMEM106C gene encoding transmembrane protein 106C isoform X1, with translation MGSQHSAAARPSSCRRKQEDDRDGLLAEREQEEAIAQFPYVEFTGRDSITCLTCQGTGYIPTEQVNELVALIPHSDQRLRPQRTKQYVLLSILLCLLASGLVVFFLFPHSVLVDDDGIKVVKVTFNKQDSLVILTIMATLKIRNSNFYPVAVTSLSSQIQYMNTVVGTYVTTNVSRIPPRSEQLVNFTGKAEMGGPFSYVYFFCTVPDILVHNIVIFMRCVSLPYPDGLSGHVSLPPLLRRPLCDHRAEAPSPRGRPVPHGH, from the exons ATGGGGTCTCAGCATTCCGCTGCTGCTCGCCCCTCCTCCTGCAGGCGAAAGCAAGAAGATGACAGGGATGGTTTGCTGGCTGAACGAGAGCAGGAAGAAGCCATTGCTCAGTTCCCATATGTGGAATTCACCGGGAGAGATAGCATCACCTGTCTCACGTGCCAGGGGACAGGCTACATTCCAACAG AGCAAGTAAATGAGTTGGTGGCTTTGATCCCACACAGTGATCAGAGATTGCGCCCTCAGCGAAC TAAGCAATATGTCCTCCTGTCCATCCTGCTTTGTCTCCTGGCATCTGGTTTGGtggttttcttcctgtttccgCATTCAGTCCTTGTGGATGATGATGGCATCAAAGTGGTGAAAGTCACATTTAATAAGCAAGACTCCCTTGTAATTCTCACCATCATG GCCACCCTGAAAATCAGGAACTCCAACTTCTACCCGGTGGCAGTGACCAGCCTGTCCAGCCAAATTCAGTACATGAACACAGTGGTCGGTACATATGTGACTACTAACGTCTCCCGTATTCCACCTCGGAGTGAGCAACTG GTGAATTTTACCgggaaggccgagatgggaggaccGTTTTCCTATGTGTA CTTCTTCTGCACGGTACCTGATATCCTGGTGCACAACATAGTGATCTTCATGCGGTGCGTCTCTCTTCCCTATCCCGACGGCCTGTCCGGCCATGTGAGCCTACCACCTTTGCTCAGGAGGCCCCTGTGTGACCACAGGGCAGAGGCACCTAGCCCGAGGGGACGCCCTGTGCCTCACGGGCACTGA
- the TMEM106C gene encoding transmembrane protein 106C isoform X4: MGSQHSAAARPSSCRRKQEDDRDGLLAEREQEEAIAQFPYVEFTGRDSITCLTCQGTGYIPTEQVNELVALIPHSDQRLRPQRTKQYVLLSILLCLLASGLVVFFLFPHSVLVDDDGIKVVKVTFNKQDSLVILTIMATLKIRNSNFYPVAVTSLSSQIQYMNTVVGTYVTTNVSRIPPRSEQLVNFTGKAEMGGPFSYV; the protein is encoded by the exons ATGGGGTCTCAGCATTCCGCTGCTGCTCGCCCCTCCTCCTGCAGGCGAAAGCAAGAAGATGACAGGGATGGTTTGCTGGCTGAACGAGAGCAGGAAGAAGCCATTGCTCAGTTCCCATATGTGGAATTCACCGGGAGAGATAGCATCACCTGTCTCACGTGCCAGGGGACAGGCTACATTCCAACAG AGCAAGTAAATGAGTTGGTGGCTTTGATCCCACACAGTGATCAGAGATTGCGCCCTCAGCGAAC TAAGCAATATGTCCTCCTGTCCATCCTGCTTTGTCTCCTGGCATCTGGTTTGGtggttttcttcctgtttccgCATTCAGTCCTTGTGGATGATGATGGCATCAAAGTGGTGAAAGTCACATTTAATAAGCAAGACTCCCTTGTAATTCTCACCATCATG GCCACCCTGAAAATCAGGAACTCCAACTTCTACCCGGTGGCAGTGACCAGCCTGTCCAGCCAAATTCAGTACATGAACACAGTGGTCGGTACATATGTGACTACTAACGTCTCCCGTATTCCACCTCGGAGTGAGCAACTG GTGAATTTTACCgggaaggccgagatgggaggaccGTTTTCCTATGTGTA A
- the TMEM106C gene encoding transmembrane protein 106C isoform X2, whose amino-acid sequence MGSQHSAAARPSSCRRKQEDDRDGLLAEREQEEAIAQFPYVEFTGRDSITCLTCQGTGYIPTEQVNELVALIPHSDQRLRPQRTKQYVLLSILLCLLASGLVVFFLFPHSVLVDDDGIKVVKVTFNKQDSLVILTIMATLKIRNSNFYPVAVTSLSSQIQYMNTVVGTYVTTNVSRIPPRSEQLVNFTGKAEMGGPFSYVYFFCTVPDILVHNIVIFMRTSVKISYIGLMTQSSLETHHYVDCGGNSTAI is encoded by the exons ATGGGGTCTCAGCATTCCGCTGCTGCTCGCCCCTCCTCCTGCAGGCGAAAGCAAGAAGATGACAGGGATGGTTTGCTGGCTGAACGAGAGCAGGAAGAAGCCATTGCTCAGTTCCCATATGTGGAATTCACCGGGAGAGATAGCATCACCTGTCTCACGTGCCAGGGGACAGGCTACATTCCAACAG AGCAAGTAAATGAGTTGGTGGCTTTGATCCCACACAGTGATCAGAGATTGCGCCCTCAGCGAAC TAAGCAATATGTCCTCCTGTCCATCCTGCTTTGTCTCCTGGCATCTGGTTTGGtggttttcttcctgtttccgCATTCAGTCCTTGTGGATGATGATGGCATCAAAGTGGTGAAAGTCACATTTAATAAGCAAGACTCCCTTGTAATTCTCACCATCATG GCCACCCTGAAAATCAGGAACTCCAACTTCTACCCGGTGGCAGTGACCAGCCTGTCCAGCCAAATTCAGTACATGAACACAGTGGTCGGTACATATGTGACTACTAACGTCTCCCGTATTCCACCTCGGAGTGAGCAACTG GTGAATTTTACCgggaaggccgagatgggaggaccGTTTTCCTATGTGTA CTTCTTCTGCACGGTACCTGATATCCTGGTGCACAACATAGTGATCTTCATGCG AACTTCAGTGAAGATTTCATACATTGGCCTCATGACCCAGAGCTCCTTGGAGACACATCACTATGTGGATTGTGGAGGAAATTCCACAGCTATTTAA